GAGCTTTATACAAACAAAGAAGGTGCGCTAATAAGCGGTGTAGAGCAGGGTATGCCAGCAGATGAGGCTGGACTAAAAAGAGGCGATTTGGTTATATCGGCTAATGATAAAGTTATCAAAAATGCAAATGATCTTAAAAATTTCATCGGCTCACTAACTCCAAATAGCGGCGTTGATATAACTTACGAGCGATCAAATAAAATAATGAATGCAAAAATTAAGCTTGCAAACGCTGATCACAATTCAAAAGACATAGCAAAAAGCATTATCATCGAAGGACTTAGCGTTAGTAATCTAAGCGATGAGATAAGATATAAATACAAAATTAGCCCAGATACTCAAGGCGTGCTAGTAACTGATGTGAAATCTGGCTCAAAAGCTGAAGACTTTGGCTTTGAAAGAGGTGATGTGATCGTGCAAGTTGGCGAAGAGAGTATAAAAGATCTTCAAACATTTGCAAATACTGTCAAAAATACAAAAGGCAAAAAGACACTAGTGTGGATAAATCGCGGCGGTATCATACAAGGCCTTGTTATAAAATAATCATCCAAGAGCTGAAATTTCAGCTCTTAACCCTTTTAAATTTTTAAAATCTTAATCTGCTATAATCCTTAAAAATAAATTTACAACAGGAAAGATCATGACTAGAATTTTAATGATAGAAGATGATATGGAGCTTGCTGAAATTTTAACCGAATATCTAGAAAACTATGATGTTGAAGTGGTGACTGCTGAAGAGCCATATATCGGACTTTCTACGCTAAATACAAGTAAATTTGACCTAGTTATACTAGATCTTACATTGCCTGGTATGGATGGATTAGAAGTTTGTAAAGAGATCAGGAAAAATCACAATATTCCTATTATCATATCAAGTGCAAGGCATGATATAACAGATAAGGTAAATGCTCTTGATAACGGCGCTGATGACTATTTACCAAAGCCATATGACCCACAAGAGCTTTTAGCTCGTATCAAAAGTCATCTAAGAAGGCAGAGTATCACCCCAGCAAATGAGGCGAGAAATTTAAATAAAGACTTGGTTTTAAAAGAGTTTGAGCGTGAAATTTTATTCAAAGGAAATGTGCTAAATTTAACTGCCGCAGAATACGATATCTTAAAATATCTACTTTTAAAAGAGGGTGGAGCAGTTACTAGAGAGGAGCTTATCTATAACTGTGAAAGCATAAATGAAGATAGCTCAAACAAAAGTATAGATGTTATCATTGGTAGGATTCGCCAAAAACTAAATGAAAATCCAAAAGAGCCAAAATATATCCATGCGATCCGTGGTATCGGCTACAAATTGGTTCTTTAATGCCAAGATCGTCTATTTTTATAACCATAACTTTTATCTTTGCTCTTGCGCTCGTTTCGATATTTCTAGCTTTTTTGTGGCTTATGGGCTTTGATAAGCAAAACTATACAAGAGAGCTAAACAACAAATACTCAAACGTTGCTAGGACAAATTTGTTTTATATGGGTGGCATCATAAATAAAACTCAGTATGACCGCCAGCTTTCAAACATTGATATGCCAGAGATCAAAGATGAGAAGAAAAAAGATGAAATTTTAAAGCAAGCAACCGTTTTAGAAGAAATTTCAAGCGATCTAGGCTCAAGTGCGATCTTGCTTTATGATAAGCATCATTACTTAAGGATTGAGCATTTAGATGAGCTAAAGCTTTTAATGGATAAAGAATTTCAACCTTACAGATACGAGGTGATAAAGGCTGTCTTTCTGGTGGTTGCGGTTATTTTGCTAGGTGCTTACATTTTTGTCATCTATAAAATAAAACCGCTTAGAAAACTAAAGCGTCAGATCGTAAAATTTGCAAATGGTGAGCTTGAGGGTGTGCAAAATGTCGGCAATGGCAAGGATGAAATTTCTGAAGTTTCAGAGGCATTTTATGAGGCAGTTTGTCAGATCAAGGCACTTAATGACTCAAGGCATCTTTTTTTAAGAAATATAATGCACGAGCTAAAAACCCCTATCACAAAAGGCCTAATAGCTGCTCAAATGATAGAAAAAAGTAAAAATCAAGAGAGGCTGATCTCTGTCTTTCACAAGCTTGAAAATTTGATAAACGAGCTTGCAGCAATAGAACAGATAACATCAAAAATAGGGCTTAGTAATAAAACGCCATGTTTTATGAGGGATCTCATCGATGAGGCAATCGATATAGCGATGGTCGAAAAAGAGTGTGTTGGTGTCAGTGAGCTTGATGAGGTTAGAGTGCTTGTTGATTTCAAGCTATTTTCAGTTGCTATAAAAAATATGATAGACAATGGCATAAAATATTCAACTGATAAGCACGTAAATATCGTTGTTAGCAAGGATCATATGAAATTTATAACTCAAGGCGAGAAGCTAAAAAATGATCTTGACTTTTATATCCAGCCATTTATCAAAGGAGAGGATACGCAAAAGAGTTTTGGCCTAGGTTTATATATAGTTAGCAATATACTTGATGCTCATGGACTCAAATTCAGATACGAATATAAAAATGGAATGAATGTCTTTGTTTTTGAAAATTTACAAGATATAATAGTGACTTAAATAAAACATAATAAACAAAAGAGGGCTAAAAATGGCAGCAAAAATTTTCTCACCAGTTGATATCTTATCAATAATAGATCTTGAAATAGCTTTTATAAATCGTTATAAAAATGTAAAAGATTATGCAAAAAATTTATCTTTGATATATTTTTCTTTGCCAAGTACTAAAGAGTATAGTGAACTATTTGAAAAATTTTTAAGACAAACTGATGTTGTTGTAAGAGAGAATGAACATTATGTGGTCGTGCTTCATGGAACAAATGAAAGAGGAGCTAGCGAACTATTATCAGGTATTCAAGAGTTTTTAAACGCTGAGCCAATTGATTTGATAGTAAGCTATCCAAAAGACGGAAGAAACGCTAAAGAGCTTACTACTAAGCTTCAAGATGAGATAAAAGACAATTATGGCGTATTGCTTGAAATGCTTTCAAATCAAGAAAGATTTGAAGCTTTTGAAAGTATGATTTAATATAATTTTGTGGAGTTTATTTGGAGAATTTACTACTATTTTTTGCAGTTTTGCTTATAACTAGCATTCTTTTAAGTAAGATCTCTGATAAATTTGGAATTCCATCTTTAATAATATTTTTAGGTGTTGGTATGCTAGCTGGCTCAGACGGCTTGCTTGGTGTAAATTTTGATGATCAAATGATCGCTCAAAATGTCGGCATGCTAGCACTTATTTTTATACTTTACGCTGGCGGGCTAGATACTGATTTTGCAGCGATTAAGCCTATTTTTGGTAGAGGTTTAGCGCTTGCTACACTTGGCGTTTTCTTAA
This genomic interval from Campylobacter concisus contains the following:
- a CDS encoding ArsS family sensor histidine kinase, which translates into the protein MPRSSIFITITFIFALALVSIFLAFLWLMGFDKQNYTRELNNKYSNVARTNLFYMGGIINKTQYDRQLSNIDMPEIKDEKKKDEILKQATVLEEISSDLGSSAILLYDKHHYLRIEHLDELKLLMDKEFQPYRYEVIKAVFLVVAVILLGAYIFVIYKIKPLRKLKRQIVKFANGELEGVQNVGNGKDEISEVSEAFYEAVCQIKALNDSRHLFLRNIMHELKTPITKGLIAAQMIEKSKNQERLISVFHKLENLINELAAIEQITSKIGLSNKTPCFMRDLIDEAIDIAMVEKECVGVSELDEVRVLVDFKLFSVAIKNMIDNGIKYSTDKHVNIVVSKDHMKFITQGEKLKNDLDFYIQPFIKGEDTQKSFGLGLYIVSNILDAHGLKFRYEYKNGMNVFVFENLQDIIVT
- a CDS encoding pyridoxal-5'-phosphate-dependent protein, whose product is MAAKIFSPVDILSIIDLEIAFINRYKNVKDYAKNLSLIYFSLPSTKEYSELFEKFLRQTDVVVRENEHYVVVLHGTNERGASELLSGIQEFLNAEPIDLIVSYPKDGRNAKELTTKLQDEIKDNYGVLLEMLSNQERFEAFESMI
- a CDS encoding response regulator transcription factor, with the translated sequence MTRILMIEDDMELAEILTEYLENYDVEVVTAEEPYIGLSTLNTSKFDLVILDLTLPGMDGLEVCKEIRKNHNIPIIISSARHDITDKVNALDNGADDYLPKPYDPQELLARIKSHLRRQSITPANEARNLNKDLVLKEFEREILFKGNVLNLTAAEYDILKYLLLKEGGAVTREELIYNCESINEDSSNKSIDVIIGRIRQKLNENPKEPKYIHAIRGIGYKLVL